A genomic segment from Bacillus sp. B-jedd encodes:
- a CDS encoding helix-turn-helix transcriptional regulator, with product MTRDEIIEIVSEKLRLIRTEAGYTQDKMADIIGVSKKTLVQIEKGRVLAGWSTVVAVCALFRETETVQFLFGNEPLEVLETIAREGVDYRRGKTFGGKIWWKEVRRKNGFILQQNILSKHFRILDEEHYRIYSSFEEENAKHRFAELAEGK from the coding sequence GTGACCAGGGACGAGATTATTGAAATTGTTTCCGAAAAATTGCGTCTGATTCGGACAGAAGCGGGATATACGCAGGATAAAATGGCGGATATCATTGGGGTATCGAAAAAGACCCTTGTCCAGATTGAAAAGGGCAGGGTGCTGGCAGGATGGTCAACTGTTGTCGCAGTTTGCGCATTGTTCCGCGAAACAGAAACTGTCCAGTTCCTATTTGGGAATGAACCTCTCGAGGTGCTTGAAACGATTGCGAGAGAGGGAGTCGATTACAGACGCGGAAAGACGTTTGGCGGGAAAATCTGGTGGAAGGAAGTCAGGCGGAAGAATGGTTTTATTTTGCAGCAGAATATTCTCAGCAAGCATTTTCGTATCCTCGATGAGGAGCACTACCGGATTTACAGTTCTTTTGAGGAAGAAAACGCCAAGCATCGTTTTGCCGAACTGGCTGAAGGAAAATAA
- a CDS encoding HPr family phosphocarrier protein, with amino-acid sequence MKEIMSANVIILNKFHMKKMLDIFQAAKQFNGSTYLYCKNRAVDAANLTKLVSFLLTVEKGTALKIIAEGENVQKHLDGIQEICNSEVSILRRSHKRFLNTSETFQI; translated from the coding sequence ATGAAAGAAATCATGTCTGCAAATGTTATTATTCTCAATAAATTTCACATGAAAAAAATGCTTGATATTTTCCAAGCAGCTAAGCAATTTAATGGTTCTACTTATCTATATTGCAAAAACAGGGCGGTTGATGCCGCCAATCTTACAAAACTGGTTTCATTCCTGCTCACTGTTGAGAAAGGCACTGCTTTAAAGATCATCGCAGAAGGCGAAAATGTCCAGAAGCATCTTGATGGGATTCAGGAAATTTGCAATTCCGAAGTGTCAATATTACGAAGAAGCCATAAGCGATTCCTTAACACTTCAGAAACTTTTCAGATTTAA
- the iadA gene encoding beta-aspartyl-peptidase encodes MLTLIKNGEIYAPHYIGKKDILIIDQRIGCISDKIEVPEENFAPVTVVDAQGKYIVPGFIDGHVHITGGGGEGSYRTRTPELQLTDATLAGVTTVIGVLGTDGTTRTMTNLIAKARGLDEEGITCYIHTGSYQVPLKTLTGKIEDDIILVDKIIGAGEVAIADHRSSQPTAEEMAKIASAARIGGLLSGKAGIVNVHVGDSYDHLKVLEDVVEKTDIPIRQFQPTHINRNQHLFEAGIRFAKKGGYVDFTTSSSPKFFDEGEVKCSVGLRRMLDQHIDISQITFTSDGQASLPDFDEFGELLGLKIGRVSTLYDEVRDAIIQEGIPIEVALRVITQNPAAILKLNRKGMISLGRDADLVLLDKDSLTIKDVFAMGKMMVQDGKAIVKGTFS; translated from the coding sequence ATGCTGACCTTGATTAAGAATGGGGAGATTTATGCCCCGCATTATATTGGCAAAAAGGATATTTTGATTATTGACCAGAGAATTGGCTGTATTTCTGACAAAATTGAAGTGCCTGAGGAGAACTTTGCGCCTGTGACGGTCGTGGATGCGCAAGGTAAATACATTGTACCCGGCTTCATCGATGGCCATGTACATATTACTGGCGGAGGAGGCGAGGGCAGCTACCGGACCCGGACCCCGGAACTGCAGCTGACAGATGCCACGCTGGCCGGAGTGACAACCGTGATTGGGGTGCTCGGGACGGACGGAACGACGAGGACCATGACAAACCTGATTGCAAAGGCTCGTGGCCTAGATGAGGAAGGGATTACCTGTTATATCCACACAGGTTCCTATCAGGTACCATTAAAGACACTTACCGGCAAAATTGAGGATGATATTATTCTAGTCGACAAGATAATCGGAGCGGGGGAAGTGGCCATCGCCGATCACCGGTCTTCACAGCCAACGGCCGAAGAAATGGCAAAAATCGCTTCGGCCGCGAGGATTGGCGGGCTATTGTCGGGGAAAGCGGGAATTGTCAATGTGCATGTCGGTGACAGCTACGATCATTTAAAAGTACTTGAAGATGTGGTTGAAAAAACCGATATACCAATCAGGCAATTTCAGCCAACACATATTAATAGAAACCAGCATTTATTCGAGGCAGGGATTCGTTTTGCAAAAAAAGGCGGTTATGTTGATTTCACGACGAGTTCATCGCCGAAATTCTTTGATGAAGGGGAAGTGAAGTGCTCGGTCGGCCTTAGGAGAATGCTTGACCAGCATATCGATATCTCGCAGATAACCTTTACATCCGATGGCCAGGCAAGCCTGCCGGATTTCGACGAATTCGGAGAACTGCTCGGCTTGAAAATTGGCCGTGTCTCAACACTTTATGATGAAGTGCGTGATGCCATTATCCAGGAAGGCATCCCAATCGAAGTCGCCCTGCGGGTCATCACCCAAAACCCGGCGGCCATCCTCAAACTAAACAGGAAAGGCATGATCAGCCTGGGACGCGATGCTGACCTCGTCCTCCTCGACAAAGACAGCCTCACCATCAAAGACGTCTTCGCTATGGGGAAAATGATGGTCCAGGACGGCAAAGCCATTGTAAAAGGCACATTTTCATGA
- a CDS encoding NAD(P)-dependent oxidoreductase, translated as MKICLFGATGRVGSIILENCLKAGYKVQALVRNPKELERHHPSLKVFLGDATDEHDVRSAMAGCDAVISALNTGGGTTLSGSIRHMINAMNENGISRILIISTAGITQARTEPELYRFQSAESRRTTTKDAEEHLKAWLLLKESALDWIAVCPTYLPVGERIGTYRVGRDMLPVNPSSISIFDTADFAFRQLESDEFLHCRAALTY; from the coding sequence ATGAAAATTTGTTTGTTCGGCGCTACCGGTAGAGTCGGCTCAATCATCCTTGAAAATTGTCTAAAGGCTGGTTATAAGGTTCAGGCGCTCGTAAGGAATCCTAAAGAATTGGAGCGGCATCACCCAAGCCTGAAAGTTTTTCTAGGAGACGCGACAGACGAACACGACGTTCGCTCCGCGATGGCCGGCTGCGATGCTGTGATAAGCGCCCTGAATACTGGCGGCGGCACCACACTATCCGGCTCAATCCGGCATATGATCAACGCAATGAATGAAAATGGCATCAGCCGGATTCTCATCATCAGCACGGCAGGCATCACTCAGGCACGAACCGAGCCCGAGCTTTACCGATTCCAGTCAGCCGAGTCGCGGCGGACGACGACAAAGGATGCGGAGGAACATTTGAAAGCATGGCTGCTCCTTAAAGAGTCCGCCCTCGATTGGATTGCGGTCTGCCCGACTTACCTGCCGGTTGGCGAACGAATTGGCACATACAGGGTCGGCCGGGATATGCTGCCGGTAAATCCTTCTTCCATCTCCATCTTCGATACCGCCGACTTCGCATTCAGGCAGCTGGAAAGTGATGAGTTCCTTCATTGCCGGGCTGCGCTTACATATTAA
- a CDS encoding transglycosylase domain-containing protein: protein MRKLLFSGIYQNWKKWHMNQIIILLLSILVLGVLGSFFFFSKSADLSTLKTELNQATVIFDVQGEVASKVTANRNEGTPISAIPDHMKNAVVAIEDHRFYDHNGIDIIGISRAFFRNLKAGGVVEGGSTITQQLTKNAILDSEKTYNRKIKEAMLAREIEKNYSKDEILQMYLNTIYFGDGAWGINRAAKKYFGKEVKELTIGESALLAGLIKAPSALNPYQHLEKAMKRRNVVLATMEKQGFITKAQADEAKAEKVVLVDKSEDPFNGKYPYYVDAVLEEAINQYGFTQDELLTGGYKIYTELDPKMQGAVESTYQNDSLFPPGNERPVQSGAVLVDAKSGGIRALAGGRGKHVFRGYNRATQLKAQPGSSIKPIASYAPALKEGWKITDLVKDEKMKFGDYEPNNYNGQFSGDIPMYEALKDSKNVPAVWLLNELGIEKGLDSIKQFGLPLDKEDRNLAVALGGLHTGVSPKNMAEAFSVFANRGERKDAHTIIKIEDAAGNVVAERKEQKTNVTTPEVADMMNTMLLGVVEHGTGKSAKIEGREIAGKTGSTQVDIPGIDGVKDQWFVGYTPDYVGAVWVGYDKTDEKHYLTTTSSEGAAVIFQHFMSEALEGTKPSSFNVQHIDELIEQRKREEEAKNRKDLWNGLNEGAKKWEDRVQKEREKWEKKIKNKGKGKEKGKGKGKEKGKKDKD from the coding sequence ATGAGAAAGCTTTTATTCAGTGGAATTTATCAAAATTGGAAAAAGTGGCATATGAACCAGATTATCATTCTTTTACTTTCCATTCTGGTTCTTGGCGTGCTTGGTTCATTTTTTTTCTTTTCAAAAAGCGCCGATCTTTCTACATTGAAAACCGAATTGAACCAAGCGACTGTTATATTCGATGTGCAAGGGGAAGTGGCCAGCAAGGTAACGGCAAATAGAAATGAAGGAACACCTATCAGTGCGATTCCAGACCATATGAAAAATGCCGTTGTCGCCATAGAGGACCACCGATTCTATGATCATAATGGGATTGACATCATTGGCATCAGCAGGGCGTTTTTCCGCAACTTAAAGGCAGGAGGAGTCGTTGAGGGCGGTAGTACAATCACCCAGCAGCTGACGAAGAATGCCATTCTCGATTCAGAAAAAACATATAACCGCAAAATTAAGGAAGCGATGTTAGCGAGAGAAATAGAGAAAAATTATTCCAAGGATGAAATCCTGCAGATGTATTTGAACACCATTTATTTTGGTGATGGCGCATGGGGAATCAACCGTGCGGCGAAAAAATATTTTGGCAAAGAAGTCAAGGAGCTGACAATCGGGGAATCAGCCCTGCTCGCGGGATTAATTAAAGCCCCATCAGCATTGAACCCCTATCAGCATCTCGAGAAAGCAATGAAGCGCCGTAATGTTGTGTTGGCCACGATGGAGAAACAAGGTTTCATTACAAAGGCGCAGGCGGACGAGGCGAAAGCTGAAAAAGTGGTCCTCGTTGATAAAAGTGAGGATCCTTTTAATGGCAAGTACCCTTATTATGTTGATGCAGTTCTCGAAGAAGCCATCAATCAATACGGATTTACCCAAGATGAGCTTTTGACCGGAGGTTATAAAATTTATACGGAACTTGATCCGAAAATGCAGGGAGCCGTTGAATCTACTTACCAAAATGACTCACTCTTTCCTCCGGGGAATGAACGGCCTGTCCAAAGCGGCGCAGTTCTGGTCGACGCTAAGTCCGGGGGAATAAGGGCGCTTGCAGGCGGGCGTGGGAAGCATGTATTCAGGGGTTATAACCGGGCTACCCAGCTAAAGGCTCAGCCGGGTTCATCGATCAAACCTATAGCCTCTTATGCCCCGGCACTTAAAGAAGGATGGAAGATCACCGACCTGGTTAAGGATGAAAAGATGAAGTTTGGTGATTATGAACCAAATAACTATAATGGCCAGTTTTCAGGCGACATTCCAATGTATGAGGCTCTGAAGGATTCGAAAAATGTCCCAGCTGTCTGGCTTTTGAACGAGCTAGGAATTGAGAAAGGGCTTGATTCGATTAAGCAGTTTGGCCTTCCTCTGGATAAAGAGGACAGAAACCTGGCAGTCGCGCTTGGCGGGCTTCATACTGGTGTATCCCCGAAAAATATGGCTGAGGCATTTTCGGTTTTTGCCAACAGAGGTGAGCGGAAGGATGCTCATACGATTATCAAAATTGAAGATGCAGCGGGCAATGTAGTCGCTGAAAGGAAAGAACAGAAAACAAACGTGACCACTCCGGAAGTCGCCGATATGATGAACACGATGCTCCTTGGGGTGGTGGAGCATGGGACAGGTAAAAGCGCCAAAATTGAAGGCAGGGAAATCGCCGGGAAAACTGGTTCCACCCAGGTGGATATTCCAGGGATCGACGGAGTCAAGGATCAATGGTTTGTCGGTTATACACCTGATTATGTCGGGGCTGTCTGGGTCGGCTATGATAAGACAGACGAAAAACACTATTTAACTACAACAAGCAGTGAAGGGGCTGCTGTCATATTTCAGCATTTTATGTCTGAGGCCCTTGAAGGGACAAAGCCTTCAAGCTTCAATGTCCAGCATATAGATGAATTGATTGAACAAAGGAAACGTGAAGAAGAAGCGAAGAATAGAAAAGATTTATGGAACGGACTAAATGAAGGGGCAAAAAAATGGGAAGATCGGGTCCAGAAAGAACGGGAGAAGTGGGAGAAGAAAATTAAAAACAAAGGAAAAGGGAAAGAGAAAGGGAAAGGGAAAGGAAAAGAAAAAGGGAAAAAGGACAAAGATTAG
- a CDS encoding universal stress protein, protein MQNFQNIILAYDGSEGSEKALALAASMAKEQQTQLTVVNVYDERIETRRVDLAGETPLSLHGYMIEGMPTPPAALGFNQAEASTQSLISNSVEQIFFEARRKLDSINASFQVLEGNPAESISAYAEEVEADLIIIGSSGKGGIKGFLLGNNTEKVARLAPCHVLIAK, encoded by the coding sequence ATGCAGAACTTCCAGAATATCATTCTTGCCTATGATGGAAGTGAGGGAAGCGAGAAGGCACTGGCACTTGCTGCCTCCATGGCAAAGGAGCAGCAAACGCAGTTGACTGTAGTGAATGTTTATGATGAAAGGATTGAAACGAGGAGAGTTGATCTGGCGGGCGAAACTCCGCTTTCACTTCATGGCTATATGATCGAAGGGATGCCGACTCCTCCGGCAGCGCTCGGATTCAATCAAGCGGAAGCTTCCACGCAATCCCTGATCAGCAACAGTGTAGAACAAATATTTTTTGAAGCAAGGAGAAAACTCGATTCTATCAATGCAAGCTTTCAAGTGCTTGAGGGCAATCCCGCAGAAAGCATCTCCGCCTATGCTGAGGAAGTGGAGGCAGACTTAATCATTATCGGCAGTTCTGGAAAAGGGGGAATTAAAGGCTTTTTACTCGGCAATAACACCGAGAAAGTCGCCCGCCTCGCCCCTTGCCATGTCCTGATTGCAAAATAA
- a CDS encoding M3 family oligoendopeptidase: MPLNQYRQNWDLEVIFPGGSRSIALEEHLKNLENGMSILENNKATCLSTIDTAPEILAKMIESLTDIKPGISQASSFAACLIAQNPKDHGALDVQGKIAAVNSRYESILQKVQLRMAKIPQVVWDRLMSSEKLKIHHFLLNEWRNQAGNLLGDRVEQVAAALSPDGYLAWGQFYQQLSSGMKITIGKKDYSVGQAINFRAHPDESVRKEAHEALEAACRKKEDLFAKTINHLAGFRLQLNKMQGINSTLDPALLDNRLSPATLEAMWFAVSRSKPAFTAYLNEKARLLGSGKLDAFNFWAPLGSTESIFSYDEAADFILKHFGRFGPEMESFARNAFQEGWIEAEDRPGKAGHAFCAGFPQSGESRIFLTFGGRMPNMLALAHELGHAFHNHAMRPVHPLHRYYPLCIAETASTFSELLIIDGALDKAADAKEKLFLLDEKLKRSVMNFMNIHSRFLFEKRFYEERADGFVPAPRLNNLMADAIEEAYQGSLASPSVRSWIWTPHYYLTKSPYYNFPYTFGYLFSISLYGIWKERGKSFELDYMNLLRDSGRMDVEDLVKKHTGEDITSEQFWEKGLRLCVKDVADFLKLSK, translated from the coding sequence ATGCCACTAAACCAGTACCGGCAGAATTGGGATTTGGAAGTGATATTTCCCGGTGGGAGTCGATCAATTGCATTAGAGGAACACCTTAAAAATCTGGAAAACGGAATGAGTATACTGGAAAACAACAAGGCAACTTGCTTATCCACTATCGACACTGCCCCGGAAATCCTTGCAAAAATGATAGAATCATTGACAGATATAAAGCCAGGCATTTCCCAAGCCTCCTCTTTTGCCGCCTGCCTCATTGCCCAAAATCCAAAAGACCATGGTGCTCTAGACGTTCAGGGGAAAATTGCTGCCGTCAACAGCAGGTATGAGTCAATCCTGCAAAAAGTCCAGCTAAGAATGGCTAAAATTCCGCAAGTCGTGTGGGATCGGCTCATGAGTTCAGAGAAATTGAAGATTCATCATTTTCTTTTGAATGAGTGGCGCAATCAGGCAGGAAATCTGCTTGGGGATCGGGTAGAACAGGTAGCCGCGGCTTTAAGCCCAGACGGCTACCTTGCCTGGGGGCAATTTTATCAGCAGCTTTCCTCCGGCATGAAGATCACGATTGGCAAAAAAGACTATTCAGTCGGACAGGCAATCAACTTTCGGGCGCATCCGGATGAATCGGTACGGAAGGAAGCCCACGAAGCTTTGGAAGCCGCCTGCCGGAAAAAAGAGGATCTTTTTGCAAAGACAATCAATCATCTTGCCGGATTCCGTCTCCAGCTAAACAAAATGCAAGGCATTAACAGCACGCTCGATCCTGCACTTCTGGACAACCGGCTTTCTCCTGCAACACTGGAAGCAATGTGGTTCGCTGTCAGCCGTTCCAAGCCGGCATTCACCGCATATTTGAACGAGAAGGCCCGCCTCCTTGGCAGTGGGAAACTGGATGCCTTTAACTTTTGGGCGCCGCTTGGATCAACTGAAAGTATATTTTCGTATGATGAAGCCGCTGATTTCATTCTGAAGCACTTTGGCCGATTCGGCCCTGAAATGGAATCCTTTGCCCGAAATGCTTTTCAAGAAGGATGGATTGAAGCGGAGGATCGTCCCGGTAAAGCGGGCCATGCCTTTTGCGCCGGGTTTCCTCAATCAGGGGAATCGCGGATCTTCCTGACATTTGGCGGAAGAATGCCGAATATGCTGGCACTTGCCCATGAGCTCGGACACGCCTTTCATAACCATGCGATGAGGCCGGTCCATCCTCTTCACCGATATTATCCGTTGTGCATCGCCGAAACCGCCTCGACGTTTTCGGAATTACTCATCATTGACGGGGCATTGGATAAGGCAGCAGATGCGAAAGAAAAACTGTTTCTCCTCGACGAAAAACTGAAACGCAGTGTGATGAATTTTATGAATATCCATTCACGGTTCTTGTTTGAAAAGCGATTTTATGAGGAAAGAGCGGACGGTTTTGTACCTGCCCCACGGCTGAACAACTTGATGGCGGACGCCATAGAGGAAGCCTATCAAGGTTCCCTTGCCAGCCCATCGGTTAGGTCGTGGATTTGGACTCCTCATTATTATTTGACGAAATCACCGTACTACAACTTTCCTTACACATTCGGATATTTGTTTTCGATCAGCCTCTATGGAATTTGGAAAGAAAGAGGAAAATCATTCGAACTGGACTATATGAATCTGCTGCGCGATTCTGGCAGGATGGATGTTGAGGATTTAGTAAAGAAGCATACCGGCGAAGATATAACGAGTGAACAGTTTTGGGAAAAAGGATTGCGGCTTTGCGTGAAGGATGTTGCTGATTTTCTAAAGCTTTCAAAATAA
- a CDS encoding ABC transporter ATP-binding protein: MTTGKRLVQYALQFKMIIVAALAMLTISAAADLAGPFIAKRVIDVHILGIESTWHETDKGKGTVEFQGKYYKRDRYFANGERKGKPVRILQAGTKFVMADEPVKTDGKRSYENGVLTISKNGSSETVPATLLSAKEVMKFSAPELPWIYKLLGAYLGLLVISGFFQYWQRYMLQKSANRIIQKMREDVFSHIQKLPVRFFDNLPAGKVVARITNDTEAIRELYVTVLSTFFTSAIYIAGIYVALFILSPKMAALCLLLLPILYVWILFYRKFASKYNHIIRSRNSEINAMVNESIQGMNVIQAFGREKESKGDFEKLNIDHFQTQNKLLNLNSLTSHNLVNVLRNIVFVAFIWYFGGEALTASTAISLGVLYAFVDYINRLFEPVVGVVNQLANLEQALVAGERVFKLLDEPLEEDSGADVPSYKGHVRFNEVSFAYKNEDWVLKNIDFDARPGETVALVGHTGSGKSSIMNLLFRFYDCQKGSITVDGVDVKRLTRHALRRHMGIVLQDPYLFTGTIASNVSLGDPSISRERVEQALRDVGAEAIFKNLENGYDDPVTEKGATFSSGQRQLISFARALAFDPAILILDEATSSIDSETEAVIQEAMEVLKKGRTTFIIAHRLSTIRNADQILVLDKGQIVEKGNHDELMELKGRYFQMYQLQLGKGNLAG; this comes from the coding sequence ATGACGACGGGCAAACGTTTAGTCCAATACGCACTCCAATTTAAGATGATTATCGTAGCTGCCCTGGCAATGCTGACCATTTCGGCAGCCGCGGACCTAGCCGGACCGTTCATCGCGAAACGGGTGATCGATGTCCATATCCTCGGAATCGAGTCAACTTGGCATGAAACTGACAAGGGAAAGGGCACGGTCGAATTCCAGGGTAAATATTATAAGCGGGATCGTTATTTTGCAAATGGTGAAAGAAAAGGGAAGCCGGTGCGCATTCTTCAGGCGGGAACGAAGTTTGTCATGGCTGACGAGCCAGTAAAGACTGATGGAAAACGGAGCTATGAAAATGGCGTTTTAACGATTTCAAAGAATGGCTCCAGTGAAACCGTTCCAGCCACGCTTCTTTCGGCAAAAGAAGTCATGAAATTCTCAGCACCGGAACTGCCCTGGATATACAAGCTGCTTGGAGCTTATCTTGGCCTCTTGGTGATTTCGGGATTTTTCCAGTATTGGCAGCGCTATATGCTGCAAAAGTCGGCCAACCGCATCATCCAGAAAATGCGCGAGGACGTTTTCAGCCATATCCAAAAGCTTCCGGTCCGCTTTTTTGACAATTTGCCTGCCGGAAAGGTTGTCGCAAGGATTACGAATGATACGGAAGCTATCCGCGAGCTGTATGTTACGGTGCTGTCAACATTTTTTACAAGTGCCATTTATATTGCCGGCATTTATGTTGCGCTTTTCATTCTAAGCCCGAAAATGGCAGCCCTCTGCCTTCTGCTGCTGCCAATCCTCTATGTATGGATTTTGTTTTATCGGAAGTTCGCATCAAAGTACAACCATATTATCAGGTCGCGTAACAGTGAAATAAATGCCATGGTCAATGAGTCCATCCAGGGGATGAATGTCATCCAGGCGTTCGGCAGGGAAAAGGAATCAAAAGGTGATTTTGAAAAACTGAATATCGACCATTTCCAAACCCAAAACAAATTGTTGAATCTCAATTCATTGACGTCGCACAATCTTGTCAATGTACTCAGGAATATCGTCTTTGTTGCTTTCATTTGGTATTTCGGCGGCGAGGCCCTCACAGCGTCCACAGCGATTTCCCTTGGGGTGCTGTACGCATTTGTTGATTATATCAACAGATTGTTCGAACCTGTTGTCGGGGTTGTCAACCAGCTTGCCAACCTTGAGCAGGCGCTTGTTGCCGGTGAGCGGGTGTTCAAGCTACTCGATGAACCACTTGAGGAAGACAGCGGTGCGGATGTACCTTCCTACAAAGGCCATGTCCGTTTCAATGAGGTATCTTTTGCTTATAAAAACGAGGATTGGGTCTTGAAAAACATCGACTTTGACGCTCGCCCCGGTGAAACGGTCGCTCTTGTCGGGCATACCGGTTCCGGCAAAAGCTCAATCATGAATTTGCTTTTCAGGTTTTACGATTGCCAAAAAGGCTCGATTACGGTTGACGGCGTCGATGTCAAAAGACTTACCCGCCATGCCCTCCGCCGCCACATGGGAATCGTTCTTCAAGATCCGTATCTGTTTACCGGGACGATCGCATCGAATGTCAGTCTCGGCGATCCGTCAATTTCGAGGGAGCGGGTTGAGCAGGCGCTTCGGGATGTCGGGGCGGAAGCCATATTCAAAAACCTGGAGAATGGTTATGATGACCCGGTTACCGAAAAAGGCGCCACGTTCTCGAGCGGGCAGCGCCAGTTGATTTCTTTTGCCCGTGCGCTCGCATTTGATCCGGCCATTCTTATTCTTGATGAGGCTACGTCAAGCATCGACAGCGAGACAGAAGCCGTCATCCAGGAGGCGATGGAGGTCTTGAAAAAGGGAAGAACGACCTTCATCATCGCCCACAGGCTGTCGACCATCCGCAACGCCGACCAGATTCTCGTCCTTGATAAGGGACAGATTGTAGAAAAAGGCAACCATGATGAATTAATGGAACTGAAAGGCCGCTATTTCCAGATGTACCAGCTGCAGCTCGGTAAAGGGAATTTGGCGGGATAA
- a CDS encoding ABC transporter ATP-binding protein, with protein sequence MFSVLKKLGWFFKENWKRYTVSIILLAFAGLIDILPPKLIGMAIDDIQSGSMAKDIIVRYVMILAAVTIVSYTVTYIWHYKLFGGAFLVERKLRSRFMDHLLKMAPPFFEKNRTGDLMARATNDIKAISMTAGFGILTLVDSTVWMLTILLTMGITISWKLTLVAILPLPVMAVMMNVYGKKIHGSFMKAQDAFGDLNDRVLESVAGVRVIRSYVQEEEEKKTFHKLTEGLFEKNLAVAKIDSLFQPTIKILVGVSYMIGLGFGAKLVFSQQITLGELVSFNVYLGMLIWPMFAVGEMINIMQRGNASLDRVQEILSYKEDVKNNENPIVVKSPNQIDFKEVAFRYPSSKQDNLSGINVSLKQGETLGIVGKTGSGKTTIIKQLLREYPAGTGTLAISDVPIENQPLEEVRSWIGYVPQDHVLFSRSIRENILFGNRDAGEKELERAIDSAAFRKDLRNLPEGLETMVGEKGVSLSGGQKQRISIARALIKDPEILILDDSLSAVDAKTEQRIIENIRTDRAGKTTVITTHRMSAVMHAERIIVLDDGKIIEQGTHEELMAKGGWYKEQFERQQVENAVEEGVSI encoded by the coding sequence ATGTTCTCGGTTTTGAAAAAGTTAGGTTGGTTTTTTAAAGAAAATTGGAAGAGGTATACGGTTTCAATCATCCTGCTGGCATTCGCCGGGCTGATTGATATCCTGCCGCCGAAACTGATTGGGATGGCAATTGACGATATTCAGAGTGGGTCGATGGCAAAGGACATCATCGTTCGCTACGTCATGATCCTTGCGGCTGTCACTATTGTTTCCTATACGGTTACGTACATTTGGCATTACAAGCTTTTCGGAGGTGCGTTCCTTGTTGAACGGAAGCTGAGAAGCAGATTTATGGACCATCTCCTGAAGATGGCGCCGCCTTTTTTTGAAAAAAACAGGACTGGCGATTTAATGGCAAGGGCAACAAACGATATAAAGGCGATTTCGATGACGGCAGGGTTCGGTATTCTGACTCTTGTTGACTCAACCGTCTGGATGCTGACCATCCTGCTTACAATGGGGATTACCATCAGCTGGAAGCTTACACTAGTGGCGATTCTTCCGCTGCCGGTCATGGCTGTCATGATGAACGTGTACGGCAAAAAAATCCACGGCAGTTTCATGAAGGCCCAGGATGCGTTCGGAGACCTAAACGACCGTGTTCTAGAATCGGTGGCAGGCGTGCGCGTTATCCGTTCGTATGTCCAGGAAGAAGAAGAAAAGAAAACATTCCACAAGCTTACAGAGGGTCTTTTTGAGAAAAACCTTGCTGTGGCGAAAATAGACTCGCTCTTCCAGCCGACAATCAAAATCCTTGTCGGAGTCAGTTATATGATCGGGCTGGGCTTTGGAGCAAAGCTGGTTTTCAGCCAGCAGATTACGCTCGGTGAGCTCGTTTCCTTCAATGTATACCTTGGCATGCTCATCTGGCCGATGTTCGCGGTTGGAGAAATGATCAACATCATGCAGCGAGGGAACGCTTCGCTGGACAGGGTGCAGGAAATCCTTTCTTACAAGGAAGATGTCAAGAACAATGAGAACCCAATTGTGGTGAAATCTCCTAACCAAATTGACTTTAAAGAGGTGGCGTTCCGCTACCCAAGCTCGAAGCAGGATAATCTGTCGGGGATTAACGTGTCACTGAAACAAGGAGAAACGCTTGGTATCGTCGGCAAGACCGGCAGCGGCAAAACAACAATCATCAAGCAGTTGCTTCGTGAGTACCCGGCTGGCACGGGAACGCTTGCTATCTCGGATGTCCCGATTGAAAACCAGCCGCTCGAAGAAGTGCGAAGCTGGATTGGCTATGTGCCACAAGACCATGTCCTTTTTTCAAGAAGTATCCGTGAAAATATTCTTTTCGGCAATCGCGATGCTGGTGAGAAGGAGCTTGAGCGGGCGATTGATTCTGCCGCATTCCGGAAGGATCTCCGCAATCTGCCAGAAGGGCTTGAAACTATGGTCGGTGAGAAAGGTGTCTCCTTATCTGGCGGGCAAAAACAACGGATTTCGATAGCCAGGGCACTGATCAAGGACCCAGAAATCCTGATTCTCGACGATTCCTTGTCGGCAGTCGATGCGAAAACGGAACAAAGAATCATTGAAAACATCCGGACTGATCGCGCAGGCAAAACAACGGTCATTACCACACACCGGATGTCGGCTGTCATGCATGCGGAACGGATCATTGTCCTCGATGATGGAAAAATCATCGAACAGGGAACACATGAAGAACTGATGGCCAAAGGCGGCTGGTACAAGGAACAATTTGAACGCCAGCAAGTGGAAAATGCAGTAGAGGAGGGAGTGTCCATATGA